The Erythrobacter aurantius genome includes a window with the following:
- the murG gene encoding undecaprenyldiphospho-muramoylpentapeptide beta-N-acetylglucosaminyltransferase, with protein sequence MTSEARKGASRHFVLAAGGTGGHLIPAFALAAELDARGHHVALITDERGAHIPGKPDFLTAHVLPAGRFGKNPLRWIGGLRAVLEGRDMALRLFESFEPAAVIGFGGYPALPALLAATGSGVPSVVHEQNAVLGRVNRLLAGRVDAIAISYPQVQRLKPKFKDKVHLVGNPVREEVLALRDQDFPPFTEEGLLRVLVTGGSQGASVLSDVVPDGLAMLPPALRNRLQVTQQCRPEDLERVRDRYANHDIPAELGTYFEDMHERLADAHLFIGRAGASTIAELTAVGRPAILVPLPIATDDHQAANTGEIVKAGGARMIRQDKFTPKELAKQIQALAKNPSSLGNAAHGAWNCGRPKAAKDLADLVESMGGIDLMDVIKVSETAPRAAATATKPQTATRESGEDVAA encoded by the coding sequence ATGACCAGCGAGGCAAGGAAAGGCGCCAGCCGCCATTTCGTCCTTGCCGCAGGAGGAACCGGGGGGCACCTGATCCCCGCATTTGCCCTCGCGGCAGAGCTTGACGCGCGCGGCCATCACGTGGCGCTGATCACCGACGAACGCGGTGCGCATATTCCGGGCAAGCCCGATTTCCTGACCGCGCATGTCCTGCCCGCGGGGCGTTTCGGTAAAAACCCGCTGCGCTGGATCGGCGGCCTTCGCGCGGTGCTGGAAGGGCGCGACATGGCGCTGCGCCTGTTCGAAAGTTTCGAGCCTGCCGCCGTGATCGGCTTTGGCGGATACCCTGCATTGCCTGCTCTGCTCGCCGCGACCGGATCGGGCGTTCCGAGCGTCGTGCACGAACAGAACGCGGTGCTGGGCCGGGTCAACCGGCTGCTGGCGGGCCGGGTCGATGCGATTGCGATCTCCTATCCCCAGGTCCAGCGGCTGAAGCCCAAGTTCAAGGACAAGGTCCATCTCGTCGGCAATCCGGTGCGCGAGGAAGTGCTGGCACTGCGCGATCAGGATTTCCCGCCCTTTACCGAAGAGGGGCTGCTGCGCGTTCTGGTCACCGGCGGCAGTCAGGGGGCGAGCGTGCTTTCCGATGTCGTGCCTGATGGCCTCGCGATGCTGCCACCGGCGCTGCGCAACCGGCTGCAGGTGACCCAGCAATGCCGCCCCGAAGACCTTGAGCGGGTCCGCGATCGCTATGCCAATCACGATATCCCTGCCGAACTGGGCACCTATTTCGAGGATATGCACGAACGGCTGGCCGACGCGCATCTGTTCATCGGGCGTGCCGGGGCTTCTACCATTGCCGAGCTGACGGCGGTTGGCCGCCCGGCGATCCTCGTCCCGCTGCCTATCGCCACCGACGATCATCAGGCTGCGAACACCGGCGAGATCGTCAAGGCGGGCGGTGCACGAATGATCCGGCAGGACAAGTTCACGCCCAAGGAACTGGCGAAGCAGATACAGGCGCTTGCCAAGAACCCATCGAGCCTTGGCAATGCCGCGCATGGCGCGTGGAATTGCGGGCGCCCCAAGGCGGCGAAAGACCTCGCCGATCTGGTCGAAAGCATGGGCGGGATCGATTTGATGGACGTGATCAAGGTCAGCGAAACCGCCCCGCGTGCCGCCGCAACCGCAACCAAGCCGCAGACCGCCACGCGCGAAAGCGGAGAGGATGTCGCGGCATGA
- the murC gene encoding UDP-N-acetylmuramate--L-alanine ligase, whose product MKGVATDIGTIHFVGIGGIGMSGIAEVMHNLGYTVQGSDISESASVERLRARGITVKIGHERENVEGVAVVVTSTAVKRTNPEVAAALEARIPVVRRAEMLAELMRLKSTIAVAGTHGKTTTTSMIASLLDKGDVDPTVINGGIIEQYGSNARLGDSDWMVVEADESDGSFLRLDGTIAVVTNIDPEHLDHYGDFDGVKRAFVEFIHNVPFYGAAVLCVDHPEVQVVIGEVRDRKVVTYGFSLQADICGVNIRPHEGGNTFDVIVRQRGEEDRRIEGVHLPMPGRHNVQNALAAIAVAIEMGCSDDVIREGFGSFGGVRRRFTKVGTVELGGGSVNVIDDYAHHPVEIRAVLAAAREAVPEGRVIAVAQPHRYTRLNDLMDDFQSCFNDADMVFVTPVYAAGEDPIEGVDSEALVAGIKSRGHRSARTTASHSDLAATLAQELVPGDIVVCLGAGDITKWAATLAPAIESQGGA is encoded by the coding sequence ATGAAGGGCGTTGCGACAGACATCGGTACGATCCACTTCGTCGGCATTGGCGGCATCGGCATGTCGGGCATCGCCGAAGTGATGCACAACCTCGGCTATACGGTGCAAGGCAGCGACATTTCCGAAAGCGCGAGTGTCGAACGGCTGCGCGCACGCGGCATCACCGTGAAGATCGGGCATGAGCGCGAGAATGTCGAAGGCGTCGCCGTCGTCGTCACCTCCACCGCAGTAAAGCGGACCAATCCCGAAGTCGCCGCCGCATTGGAAGCGCGCATTCCCGTTGTGCGCCGTGCCGAAATGCTGGCCGAACTGATGCGCCTGAAATCGACAATCGCGGTCGCCGGGACGCACGGCAAGACCACCACGACCAGCATGATCGCCAGCCTGCTGGACAAGGGTGATGTCGATCCCACCGTCATCAATGGCGGGATTATCGAACAATACGGCTCCAACGCGCGGCTGGGCGATTCCGACTGGATGGTGGTTGAGGCCGACGAAAGCGACGGCAGCTTCCTGCGGCTCGACGGGACGATCGCGGTAGTCACTAATATCGATCCAGAACACCTCGATCACTACGGCGATTTCGACGGGGTGAAGCGCGCCTTTGTCGAGTTCATCCACAATGTTCCGTTCTATGGCGCGGCAGTCTTGTGTGTCGATCATCCCGAAGTTCAGGTGGTGATCGGCGAAGTGCGCGATCGCAAGGTCGTGACTTACGGCTTCTCGCTTCAGGCGGATATCTGCGGCGTGAACATCCGCCCGCACGAAGGCGGCAACACCTTTGACGTGATCGTGCGCCAGCGCGGCGAGGAAGATCGCCGGATCGAAGGCGTGCACCTTCCCATGCCAGGTCGGCACAATGTCCAGAACGCCCTCGCCGCGATTGCCGTGGCGATCGAAATGGGATGCAGCGACGATGTTATTCGCGAAGGCTTCGGCAGCTTTGGCGGAGTGCGGCGCCGCTTTACCAAGGTCGGGACGGTCGAACTGGGTGGCGGCAGCGTCAATGTGATCGACGATTATGCCCACCACCCGGTCGAAATCCGCGCCGTGCTTGCCGCCGCGCGCGAAGCGGTGCCGGAAGGCCGCGTCATCGCGGTAGCGCAGCCGCATCGCTACACCCGCCTCAACGATCTGATGGATGATTTCCAGAGCTGCTTCAACGATGCAGACATGGTGTTCGTGACCCCGGTCTATGCCGCGGGCGAAGACCCGATCGAGGGCGTCGATTCCGAAGCGCTGGTCGCCGGAATCAAGTCGCGCGGCCACCGCTCCGCCCGCACCACCGCCAGTCACTCCGATCTGGCGGCCACGCTCGCGCAGGAGCTTGTGCCAGGCGATATCGTGGTCTGCCTCGGAGCGGGGGATATCACCAAGTGGGCGGCTACCCTCGCGCCCGCGATTGAATCACAAGGGGGCGCATGA
- the murB gene encoding UDP-N-acetylmuramate dehydrogenase, translating into MTQPDDWNDLDDGSAPTSTVEGAATSPVPVEGVRGRLTREAPLAKHVWFKAGGKADWLFEPADVDDLKSFLERLDGQMPVMALGVGSNLIIRDGGVPGVVIKLGQAFANIEITGETTLKAGAAAPVSMVARRAAKAGIDGLSFFIGIPGSVGGVTKMNGGCYGRETCNVLTDCDVVLPDGEFVTLSNADLQYSYRHSALPEGSTVVEARFEGFPGDPEVIKAEMDRISTQRKESQPIGSMTGGSTFKNPPGHSSWKLIDEAGLRGFRHGGAQVSEKHANFLINTGTATGSDIEELGEIVREKVYANSGVQLEWEIKRVGRP; encoded by the coding sequence ATGACGCAACCAGACGACTGGAACGATCTCGACGACGGTTCCGCCCCTACCAGCACGGTCGAAGGGGCGGCGACTTCGCCTGTCCCGGTCGAAGGCGTGCGCGGACGGCTGACGCGGGAGGCACCGCTGGCAAAGCACGTGTGGTTCAAGGCGGGCGGCAAGGCCGACTGGCTGTTCGAACCCGCCGATGTCGATGACCTGAAAAGCTTTCTCGAACGGCTCGACGGCCAGATGCCGGTGATGGCGCTGGGTGTGGGATCGAACTTGATCATCCGCGATGGCGGCGTGCCGGGAGTGGTGATCAAGCTGGGTCAGGCGTTTGCCAATATCGAAATCACCGGAGAGACCACCCTGAAAGCGGGCGCGGCGGCCCCTGTCAGTATGGTGGCGCGGCGGGCGGCGAAGGCCGGGATCGACGGGCTTTCCTTCTTCATCGGCATCCCCGGATCGGTCGGCGGAGTGACCAAGATGAACGGCGGGTGCTACGGGCGCGAAACCTGCAATGTCCTGACCGATTGCGACGTTGTTCTGCCGGATGGCGAATTCGTCACCCTGTCGAACGCCGATTTGCAATATTCCTATCGCCATTCGGCGCTGCCCGAAGGTTCGACAGTGGTCGAAGCCCGGTTTGAAGGCTTCCCCGGCGATCCCGAAGTCATCAAGGCGGAGATGGATCGCATCTCCACCCAGCGCAAGGAATCGCAGCCGATCGGCAGCATGACGGGCGGATCGACCTTCAAGAACCCGCCGGGCCATTCGAGTTGGAAACTGATCGACGAAGCGGGCCTTCGCGGTTTCAGGCATGGCGGCGCGCAGGTGAGCGAGAAGCACGCCAATTTCCTGATCAACACCGGCACGGCCACCGGCTCCGATATCGAGGAACTGGGCGAAATCGTGCGTGAGAAGGTCTATGCCAATTCGGGCGTTCAGCTTGAATGGGAAATCAAGCGGGTGGGGCGGCCATGA
- a CDS encoding D-alanine--D-alanine ligase has protein sequence MMMAEKPPLHVAVLMGGWANEREVSLMSGAGVADALEMNGHRVTRIDMGRDVALRLAEARPDVVFNALHGVPGEDGSVQGMLDLMGIPYTHSGLATSVIAIDKQLTKQALVPHGIPMPGGRIVDVEELHERDPLPRPYVLKPVNEGSSVGVAIVTADSNVGNPISREAKGPWQEFDRLLAEPFIKGRELTTAVIDSASGPRALGVTELVIDNGFYDYEHKYTEGRTQHVCPAKIPPEIAALCEQYALKAHEVLGCHGTSRTDFRWDDEQGEDGLFVLETNTQPGMTPLSLVPEQARAVGIGYAELVELIVMEAIRVHDIAGGADGEDHA, from the coding sequence ATGATGATGGCGGAAAAGCCCCCCTTGCATGTCGCCGTGCTGATGGGCGGCTGGGCCAATGAACGCGAAGTCTCGCTGATGAGTGGAGCGGGCGTTGCCGATGCGCTTGAGATGAATGGCCACCGCGTAACCCGCATCGACATGGGCCGCGATGTCGCGCTGCGGCTGGCCGAGGCCAGGCCCGATGTGGTGTTCAATGCGCTTCACGGCGTACCGGGAGAGGACGGCAGCGTCCAAGGTATGCTCGATCTGATGGGCATTCCCTACACCCATTCGGGGCTGGCGACTTCGGTGATCGCGATCGACAAACAGCTGACCAAGCAGGCGCTTGTTCCGCATGGTATCCCTATGCCCGGCGGGCGGATCGTCGATGTCGAGGAACTGCATGAGCGCGATCCGTTGCCGCGGCCCTATGTCCTGAAGCCGGTCAACGAGGGATCGTCGGTTGGCGTGGCCATCGTCACTGCGGACTCGAACGTGGGCAATCCCATTTCCCGCGAGGCCAAGGGGCCGTGGCAGGAGTTTGACCGCTTGCTGGCCGAACCTTTCATCAAAGGTCGCGAACTGACCACCGCCGTGATTGACAGCGCATCCGGCCCGCGTGCCCTGGGTGTGACCGAACTGGTGATCGACAACGGTTTCTATGATTACGAGCACAAGTATACCGAAGGGCGCACGCAGCACGTTTGCCCTGCCAAGATCCCGCCCGAAATCGCCGCGCTGTGCGAGCAATACGCGCTCAAGGCACACGAAGTGCTCGGCTGCCACGGCACCAGCCGCACCGATTTCCGCTGGGATGACGAACAGGGCGAGGATGGTCTGTTCGTCCTCGAAACCAACACCCAGCCGGGCATGACCCCGCTCAGCCTTGTGCCTGAACAGGCCCGGGCAGTGGGCATCGGCTATGCCGAGCTGGTCGAACTGATCGTGATGGAGGCGATCAGGGTGCATGATATTGCAGGGGGCGCTGATGGCGAAGATCACGCGTAG
- a CDS encoding cell division protein FtsQ/DivIB, whose protein sequence is MAKITRSSGKGVRRAAKSQSRAAGARRAKAQTTSMLDRAMGLLPFSDEQWSTIWMTVIIGAGVGLAFVIANLAGVPALAQAQVAAMASDVGFEVKHVRVTGTSRMDERQVYARALAQRDRPMPMVELEALRSDLKQLPWVMDARVSRQLPSTLAIDIVEREPHAVLQKPDRLMLIDAQGVELEPIAADAAEGMLLISGPGSAKQVAELERLLASAPALQPQVVAAEWVGNRRWNLTFKSDQVLALPEGATEAATALVKFARLDGQNRLLGGEVASFDMRSPPRIYMRVPGRGDAVELAAKDTP, encoded by the coding sequence ATGGCGAAGATCACGCGTAGCTCCGGCAAGGGCGTCCGCCGTGCGGCAAAATCCCAGAGCCGTGCAGCCGGCGCGCGCCGGGCCAAGGCACAGACCACCAGCATGCTGGACCGGGCGATGGGCCTGCTGCCCTTTTCGGACGAGCAGTGGAGCACGATCTGGATGACGGTGATCATTGGCGCGGGCGTCGGCCTTGCGTTCGTGATCGCCAACCTTGCAGGCGTTCCGGCGCTTGCGCAGGCTCAGGTCGCGGCAATGGCATCGGATGTCGGCTTCGAGGTCAAGCATGTGCGCGTCACCGGCACCAGCCGGATGGACGAACGCCAGGTTTACGCCCGTGCGCTCGCGCAGCGCGACCGGCCCATGCCGATGGTCGAACTCGAAGCCTTGCGCAGCGATCTCAAGCAACTGCCTTGGGTAATGGATGCGCGGGTTTCGCGGCAACTGCCTTCGACGCTGGCGATCGACATTGTCGAGCGTGAACCTCACGCGGTGCTGCAAAAGCCCGATCGGCTGATGCTGATCGACGCGCAAGGGGTGGAGCTGGAACCTATTGCGGCTGACGCGGCCGAGGGGATGCTGCTGATATCCGGCCCGGGATCGGCCAAACAGGTCGCAGAGCTTGAACGGTTGCTTGCATCCGCTCCGGCGCTGCAACCGCAGGTGGTGGCCGCCGAATGGGTCGGCAATCGCCGCTGGAACCTCACGTTCAAGAGCGATCAGGTGCTTGCCCTGCCAGAGGGCGCGACCGAGGCCGCGACCGCCCTTGTCAAGTTTGCGCGGCTCGACGGTCAAAACCGATTGCTGGGCGGAGAGGTGGCCAGTTTCGACATGCGTTCACCTCCGCGCATCTACATGCGGGTCCCCGGTCGCGGCGATGCGGTTGAGCTGGCGGCAAAGGATACCCCCTGA
- the ftsA gene encoding cell division protein FtsA yields the protein MASKASSRQNARLARIFGAVNVGSFRISAMIMGETETGDLVVLGSGHRASQGIKRGYVTDMKAATYAIRDAVERAEKNAGTSIQSVWIACAGAGLQSRVSKVEIEIGGRRIEDEDVEHLLIEARDMIQPDGRTVLHAQPAHYTLDGAHGVANPRGLHAERLGVDVHVMLADGAPVRNLMEAVQNAHLEVEAVVAAPLASGYACLSPEERDLGVALVEIGSDVTNVSVFAAGMLLGLRAIPMGSGDITDAVASAFGIRRFQAERLKCVSGSAIASPSDHREMIPVHGPNEGPGENSGPQARGADDKNRIARAELISVITQSQSQLTTEIGKALKEMGFSGTRAGQVVLTGGGAELAGLAEFTQSALAMPVRLGRPPSLTGLPEAHATPGFAGLAGLCLYAAEDPVDIRSFGSRYTRHADFGGSIASTFALGRLFRALKEYF from the coding sequence ATGGCGAGCAAGGCATCTTCGCGGCAGAACGCGCGGCTTGCCCGGATTTTCGGCGCGGTCAATGTCGGCTCGTTCCGCATTTCCGCGATGATCATGGGCGAAACCGAGACCGGTGATCTGGTCGTTCTGGGGTCGGGTCATCGTGCCAGCCAGGGCATCAAGCGCGGCTATGTCACCGACATGAAGGCGGCGACCTATGCGATCCGCGATGCTGTTGAGCGGGCGGAAAAGAACGCCGGCACGAGCATCCAGAGCGTCTGGATCGCCTGCGCCGGGGCAGGGCTGCAAAGCCGTGTTTCCAAGGTGGAGATCGAAATCGGCGGTCGCCGGATCGAGGATGAGGATGTCGAGCACCTTCTGATCGAGGCGCGCGACATGATCCAACCCGACGGCCGCACGGTGCTGCACGCGCAACCGGCGCATTACACGCTCGACGGGGCGCATGGTGTTGCCAATCCGCGCGGTCTGCATGCCGAGCGTCTGGGCGTCGATGTGCATGTGATGCTGGCCGATGGCGCTCCGGTTCGCAATCTGATGGAAGCGGTGCAGAACGCCCATCTCGAAGTCGAAGCTGTGGTCGCCGCACCGCTGGCTTCGGGATATGCCTGCCTGTCGCCGGAGGAACGCGATCTGGGCGTTGCGCTGGTCGAAATCGGTTCGGACGTCACCAATGTTTCGGTCTTTGCTGCCGGGATGCTGCTGGGCCTGAGGGCGATCCCCATGGGTTCAGGCGATATCACCGATGCCGTGGCCAGCGCATTCGGTATCCGCCGGTTCCAGGCGGAGCGGCTCAAATGCGTGTCCGGTTCGGCCATCGCATCGCCAAGCGATCACCGCGAGATGATCCCCGTCCATGGCCCCAACGAAGGCCCCGGCGAAAACAGTGGCCCGCAGGCGCGCGGTGCGGATGACAAGAACCGCATCGCCCGTGCCGAGCTGATATCGGTGATCACGCAAAGCCAGTCGCAATTGACCACGGAGATCGGCAAGGCTCTGAAGGAAATGGGTTTCTCCGGAACACGCGCAGGTCAGGTCGTGTTGACCGGGGGTGGGGCGGAACTGGCCGGACTGGCCGAATTCACGCAGAGCGCGCTGGCTATGCCGGTGAGGCTGGGGCGCCCGCCAAGCCTGACGGGTCTGCCCGAAGCGCATGCAACGCCCGGATTTGCGGGGCTGGCAGGGCTGTGTCTGTATGCAGCAGAAGATCCTGTCGACATTCGTTCATTCGGTTCGCGGTACACTCGCCATGCGGATTTTGGCGGTTCAATCGCTTCGACTTTCGCCTTGGGACGGTTGTTCCGGGCGCTGAAGGAATATTTCTAG
- the ftsZ gene encoding cell division protein FtsZ, whose protein sequence is MSINIGPAETDDLRPRITVIGIGGAGGNAIANMIASEIEGVDFIVANTDAQALSTSPAETRIQLGPDITGGLGAGARPEVGKAAAEETVAEIEEALDGVNMVFIAAGMGGGTGTGAAPVIAEAARRKGVLTVGVVTKPFLFEGTRRMRAAEAGIAELQDHVDTLIVIPNQNLFLVAKPETTFKEAFQLADEVLQQGVRSITDLMVMPGLINLDFADVRSVMSEMGKAMMGTGEGEGENRALDAAEQAIANPLLDGVSMQGAKGVIISIIGGEDMKLMEVDEAANHIRDLVDEDANIIWGSAFNPDLSGKIRVSVVATGIEAGAASDAPRTATSAFGGSRAPKRPVLELGGEDESPAEEPAATETPEESFAPRIPAIPDPVSEAMEADDEEDGFEDGGFGDTGGDEEASADAEPFDLTGMQAGDEMGEEEDDVDGIIDPLAGPRGADDEDGYSGFGGGSYSDSDDDAAEELGSSSYGEDTGEDAAEDTLDLGGEYAEYDESNGAQPAETDSSDDLLENADRLAEEDKPVTPSARRAAILGPGGGPSAGSTLFERMANLSRSSGSDDEDDDDGDGDDTPALSIPRFLGRQNNQ, encoded by the coding sequence ATGAGCATCAATATCGGACCGGCAGAGACAGACGATCTGCGCCCCCGCATCACCGTCATCGGAATTGGCGGCGCTGGCGGCAACGCCATTGCCAACATGATCGCATCGGAGATCGAGGGTGTCGATTTCATCGTCGCCAACACCGACGCGCAGGCGCTCAGCACCAGCCCGGCGGAAACCCGCATCCAGCTTGGCCCGGATATCACCGGAGGCCTTGGTGCAGGTGCGCGTCCCGAAGTGGGCAAGGCTGCCGCCGAGGAAACCGTCGCCGAGATCGAAGAAGCGCTCGATGGCGTCAACATGGTGTTCATCGCGGCAGGTATGGGCGGGGGCACCGGAACGGGTGCTGCGCCGGTGATCGCCGAAGCTGCCCGCCGCAAGGGCGTGCTGACCGTGGGCGTGGTGACCAAGCCGTTCCTGTTCGAAGGCACCCGCCGGATGCGCGCCGCCGAAGCGGGCATCGCCGAATTGCAGGATCACGTCGACACGCTGATCGTGATCCCGAACCAGAACCTGTTCCTTGTCGCCAAGCCGGAAACCACCTTCAAGGAAGCGTTCCAGCTGGCTGACGAAGTGCTGCAACAGGGTGTGCGTTCGATCACCGACCTGATGGTGATGCCGGGCCTGATCAACCTCGACTTTGCCGATGTCCGCTCGGTGATGAGCGAGATGGGCAAGGCCATGATGGGCACGGGTGAGGGCGAAGGCGAAAACCGCGCGCTCGACGCTGCCGAACAGGCGATAGCCAACCCGCTGCTCGACGGTGTTTCGATGCAAGGCGCCAAGGGCGTGATCATCTCGATCATTGGCGGCGAAGACATGAAGCTGATGGAAGTCGATGAGGCCGCGAACCACATTCGCGATCTGGTCGACGAAGATGCCAACATCATCTGGGGTAGTGCATTCAACCCTGATCTCTCGGGCAAGATCCGCGTTTCCGTGGTCGCGACCGGCATCGAAGCTGGTGCTGCCAGTGACGCTCCTCGCACCGCCACTTCTGCTTTCGGCGGCTCACGTGCGCCCAAGCGCCCCGTGCTGGAATTGGGCGGTGAGGATGAGAGCCCGGCGGAAGAGCCTGCTGCGACGGAGACGCCCGAGGAGTCCTTCGCTCCGCGCATTCCTGCGATCCCCGATCCGGTGTCCGAGGCGATGGAAGCCGATGACGAGGAAGACGGATTTGAGGACGGCGGCTTTGGCGATACCGGCGGTGACGAAGAGGCATCGGCCGACGCCGAACCGTTCGACCTGACCGGTATGCAAGCCGGGGACGAGATGGGTGAAGAGGAAGACGATGTCGACGGCATCATTGATCCTCTCGCCGGTCCGCGCGGCGCCGACGATGAAGACGGTTATTCGGGCTTTGGTGGCGGAAGCTATTCCGACAGCGACGATGACGCGGCTGAGGAACTGGGCAGCTCTTCCTATGGCGAGGACACCGGTGAGGACGCCGCGGAAGACACGCTGGACCTTGGTGGCGAATATGCCGAATACGACGAATCGAATGGTGCGCAGCCGGCAGAAACTGACAGCAGCGACGATCTGCTGGAAAATGCCGATCGCCTTGCCGAAGAGGACAAGCCCGTCACTCCTTCCGCCCGGCGTGCGGCCATCCTCGGCCCTGGTGGTGGCCCTTCGGCCGGCAGCACGCTGTTCGAGCGCATGGCCAATCTGTCCCGTTCCTCGGGCTCGGATGACGAAGATGACGATGATGGCGACGGTGACGATACGCCCGCGCTCAGCATCCCGCGCTTCCTCGGTCGCCAGAACAACCAGTAG